In the genome of Calothrix sp. PCC 6303, the window TTGCCGAGCTTGCAGTACCCGTATAATCTTAGTTTAAGTATAAAATAGTTAATGTTAACTACAGAGTTTGAGTTTACACTTCCCCGTGGGTTGATGGATGAGGAAAGAGTTATTCATCGTCATGGAGTGATGCGGCTAGCGACTGCAAAAGATGAAATAATTGTACAAAAGGATAGACGAACTCAAGACAGTCCAGCTTATGGAACTTTAGTTATGTTTTCCCAGGTGATTCTTAAATTGGGTAATTTATCTCAAATTACACCTGAACAACTAGAGAATTTGTTTAGTTTTGACTTGAGTTATCTACGGGAATTTTATGATCGCATCAATCAACAGGGAAATGCTCAAATCCCGGTTATTTGTCCAAGTTGTAACCACAAATTCCGTCAGGAGTTGATGCTATCGGGGGAATTATAAGCTATCCTTCAGACCAGCTACATGAAGAGATAGCTTGTATTGCTTATGAGTTCCATTGGTCTCTAGAAGAAATTATAAACATGGAACATCGCGATCGCCGTCGCTGGGTCGGTGAAATCGGCAAAA includes:
- a CDS encoding DUF6760 family protein, with protein sequence MSYPSDQLHEEIACIAYEFHWSLEEIINMEHRDRRRWVGEIGKIREQIE